The following coding sequences lie in one Cydia strobilella chromosome 20, ilCydStro3.1, whole genome shotgun sequence genomic window:
- the LOC134750519 gene encoding uncharacterized protein LOC134750519 yields MSAFNAPIPLSDIEAVLTWVDNFKLSRPTKKINRDFSDAVLLAEILSVYYPKLVEMHNYPPRNSHALKLNNWMTLNRKVLRKLKLNLCCSTMEQLSNCAPGVIERVLIMVKEKIHRDEELNKSKEGEEPLDSGGSYYEACGDDEHVLVVPVKSRVNGILETIQQKVVSHDTFLALKQELKDLQECNDVLKNKVEHLDNLMKLKDERIDELQKQLERKQTRRKEVEALVNSLSIPFEPSPPSPKISDSVPLLSKSASLKFNESVSKIPVLEDNKSKEEAKLIKFEDKSKDEVKLIKSEDNISPIYSTTKPMVAKVESLSKIPKLEEFYLRDTSKTKIDDKRSEERILKVESMDSFRNGSNSKHSLIKRVSTLDIKVAEYEVDVDNVESNVFKEFEMHEQRSEEFMDEFKDTVEDVVITIEDSIKKEVKEITDTFFADENYI; encoded by the exons atgtcggCATTCAATGCCCCCATCCCGCTTTCAGATATCGAAGCAGTGTTGACGTGGGTGGATAACTTCAAATTATCGAGGCCTACAAAGAAGATAAATAGGGATTTCTCTGATGCCG TGCTCCTCGCCGAAATCCTCAGCGTGTACTACCCAAAGCTGGTTGAGATGCACAACTACCCTCCCCGCAACAGCCACGCGCTCAAGCTCAACAACTGGATGACACTCAACAGGAAAGTGTTAAGAAAGTTAAAGCTCAACCTGTGCTGCTCAACTATGGAGCAACTTTCGAATTGCGCACCGGGAGTTATTGAGCGCGTACTCATTATGG TTAAAGAAAAAATTCATCGAGACGAGGAACTGAACAAGTCAAAGGAAGGAGAAGAGCCATTGGACAGCGGCGGCAGCTATTATGAAGCCTGTGGGGATGATG AACACGTGCTGGTGGTACCCGTGAAGTCCAGGGTAAACGGCATCCTAGAGACCATTCAGCAGAAGGTGGTCAGCCATGACACGTTCCTCGCGCTGAAGCAGGAGCTCAAGGACTTGCAGGAGTGCAACGATGTTCTTAAaaacaag GTGGAACATTTAGACAACTTGATGAAATTAAAAGATGAGCGAATAGATGAACTACAGAAACAGCTGGAGAGGAAACAAACCAGGCGAAAGGAGGTTGAAGCTCTTGTAAACAGCTTATCCATTCCTTTTGAACCTTCCCCGCCCTCCCCCAAGATCTCTGATTCAGTGCCTCTTCTGAGCAAGTCAGCGTCACTTAAATTCAATGAATCTGTTAGTAAAATACCTGTGCTTGAAGATAACAAATCCAAAGAAGAGGCTAAATTGATAAAGTTTGAAGATAAATCCAAAGATGAAGTAAAATTGATAAAATCTGAAGATAACATATCTCCTATATATAGTACAACCAAAcctatggtagcgaaagttgaaTCTCTTAGTAAAATACCTAAATTGGAAGAGTTTTACCTTAGAGACACATCCAAAACTAAGATAGATGATAAGAGATCTGAAGAAAGAATATTGAAAGTCGAGTCAATGGATTCTTTCAGAAACGGAAGCAATTCGAAACACAGTTTGATAAAACGTGTGAGTACGTTGGATATAAAAGTAGCAGAGTATGAGGTtgatgttgacaatgttgaatCAAACGTGTTCAAGGAATTTGAAATGCATGAGCAAAGATCAGAAGAATTTATGGACGAGTTCAAAGATACTGTGGAAGATGTCGTGATTACCATTGAGGATAGCATCAAGAAGGAGGTAAAAGAAATAACAGACACATTTTTTGCCGATGAAAATTATATCTGA